One Weissella ceti DNA window includes the following coding sequences:
- a CDS encoding GTP pyrophosphokinase — translation MDNKDWELRLQPYEQTLDELKVKLRGMRTEFNLAGVQTPVEFVTGRVKSVPAIIEKLDRRHIELDRLEQDMEDLAGVRIMTQFTDDIYKVVNLLRQRKDMTILEERDYVMNAKPSGYRSYHIVIEYPLQLITGERLVLAEIQIRTMQMNVWSTIEHEINYKYEGADPENMKEQLKKAADLSAEIDSIFAALHHAEAAQQATE, via the coding sequence ATGGATAACAAAGATTGGGAACTCCGTCTTCAACCGTATGAACAAACATTGGATGAACTAAAGGTGAAGCTACGTGGTATGCGTACAGAATTTAATTTGGCAGGGGTACAAACACCTGTGGAATTTGTGACTGGACGTGTGAAGTCAGTACCAGCCATTATTGAAAAGTTAGACCGTCGTCATATCGAATTGGACCGTTTGGAACAAGATATGGAAGACTTGGCCGGTGTGCGTATTATGACGCAATTTACAGATGACATTTATAAGGTGGTTAATCTATTACGTCAACGTAAGGATATGACCATTTTAGAAGAACGCGACTATGTGATGAACGCAAAGCCATCTGGTTACCGTTCATACCACATTGTGATTGAATACCCATTGCAATTGATTACGGGTGAACGTTTGGTTTTGGCCGAAATCCAAATCCGTACGATGCAAATGAATGTATGGAGCACAATTGAACACGAAATCAATTACAAGTACGAAGGCGCTGATCCTGAAAACATGAAGGAACAATTGAAGAAGGCTGCAGACTTATCTGCAGAAATTGATTCAATCTTTGCGGCGTTACACCATGCGGAAGCAGCCCAACAGGCAACGGAGTAA
- a CDS encoding NAD kinase, translated as MKLSIYSNDTPKSKSAEETLRATIAQYMPCSIVFDDQHPDIVIVIGGDGTQLSAFHHYESQLDNVRFVGIHTGHLGFYADWQVFEIEDLVKSLVQDEGKEVTYPLLEVTIHAVDGQEATWLALNEATIKYHFGTLAADVQLNGGFFESFRGDGLLVSTPTGSTAYNKAIGGAVIHPTLEAMQLTEIASANNRVYRTLGAPIVLSHADDVRIVVDPATTKPDIAVDNILVPMDNVEWIASRVAKQKIRFVEYRHMNFWQRLQTSFIGSEEN; from the coding sequence ATGAAATTGTCGATTTATAGTAATGACACACCAAAATCAAAATCAGCAGAGGAAACTTTGCGCGCAACCATTGCGCAATACATGCCATGCAGCATTGTCTTTGATGATCAACATCCAGATATTGTGATTGTGATTGGTGGGGATGGGACACAATTGTCCGCCTTTCATCATTATGAATCACAATTAGACAATGTGCGTTTTGTCGGGATACATACTGGACATTTAGGTTTTTATGCAGATTGGCAAGTCTTTGAAATTGAGGACTTAGTTAAGAGCTTGGTGCAAGATGAAGGTAAAGAAGTGACATATCCATTGTTGGAAGTCACGATTCACGCGGTAGATGGACAAGAAGCAACTTGGTTAGCATTGAATGAAGCCACGATTAAATACCATTTCGGTACGTTGGCTGCGGATGTGCAACTAAACGGTGGTTTCTTTGAAAGTTTCCGTGGGGATGGTTTGTTGGTTTCAACGCCAACAGGATCAACCGCTTATAATAAGGCGATTGGTGGGGCCGTGATTCATCCAACGCTGGAAGCAATGCAGTTAACGGAAATTGCCTCTGCGAATAATCGTGTCTACCGGACGTTAGGAGCACCAATCGTATTGAGTCATGCAGATGATGTACGTATCGTGGTCGATCCAGCAACAACCAAGCCAGATATTGCCGTTGATAATATCTTGGTGCCAATGGACAACGTTGAATGGATTGCATCACGCGTGGCAAAGCAGAAGATTCGCTTTGTTGAATACCGCCATATGAATTTTTGGCAACGACTACAAACTAGCTTTATTGGCTCGGAGGAAAATTAG
- a CDS encoding RluA family pseudouridine synthase, whose amino-acid sequence MASFEWTNTGDEALKIKTFLAHQGVSHRMFSLIKRGGGSVLLNGKQVRTVDEVQPGEAVKINLPAEESNEIVAMSDEPLSILYEDDNWLLVDKVAGITSVPGKADREHTMVNRVKGYLYRSGSTDLVPHVVTRLDRFTSGVALLAKHRFAHGLLDKQLQEHSVNKRYYALVDGVLADDHGIIEGPIGRMDDDFIRREVRPDGRESTTEYWVKARMDNQTLVEVQLHTGRTHQIRVHFRHIGHPLVGDEIYGGPMDRGITRQALHAFSLTYYDPFDQVERNVKSPVPEDIRAVLGEHADLIK is encoded by the coding sequence GTGGCGAGTTTTGAATGGACAAATACAGGGGATGAAGCCCTGAAGATTAAAACCTTTTTAGCACACCAAGGTGTATCACACCGTATGTTCTCATTAATCAAACGTGGTGGTGGATCTGTGCTATTGAATGGAAAGCAAGTACGCACGGTTGACGAAGTACAACCAGGTGAAGCAGTTAAGATTAACTTGCCAGCTGAAGAATCAAATGAAATCGTGGCGATGTCAGATGAACCACTAAGCATTTTGTACGAAGATGATAACTGGTTACTAGTTGATAAGGTAGCGGGGATTACATCAGTGCCTGGTAAAGCTGATCGCGAACACACAATGGTTAACCGTGTAAAGGGATACCTTTACCGTAGCGGGTCTACTGACTTGGTGCCGCACGTGGTGACACGTTTGGATCGTTTCACGTCAGGAGTTGCCTTGCTGGCTAAGCACCGTTTCGCCCATGGTTTGCTAGACAAGCAATTGCAAGAGCATTCAGTTAATAAGCGGTACTATGCTTTAGTTGATGGTGTCTTAGCAGATGATCATGGCATTATCGAAGGACCAATTGGTCGTATGGACGATGATTTCATTCGTCGTGAAGTACGTCCTGATGGTCGTGAATCAACAACAGAATACTGGGTTAAGGCACGTATGGATAATCAAACATTGGTTGAAGTGCAATTGCATACTGGTCGTACACACCAAATTCGTGTGCATTTCCGTCACATCGGACATCCGCTGGTTGGGGATGAAATTTATGGGGGACCAATGGACCGTGGGATTACACGCCAAGCTTTGCATGCCTTCTCACTAACGTACTATGATCCATTTGATCAAGTTGAACGTAATGTGAAGAGTCCAGTACCAGAAGATATTCGCGCTGTTTTGGGTGAACACGCAGATTTAATTAAGTAA
- the mgtE gene encoding magnesium transporter has protein sequence MANETNDPMDITEDLRDEISEQAQQLVNDIRNGQEAAFKAGFEELHGFDQAQFYLNLPSHFRQQVIDWVAPTDMAEIFDEMDMDEVDIDELLQEMSPQYAAQMIDQMYSDNSVDLLTGLKSQDLDMYLDLMPNKDAQEIRQLLEYKEDTAGALMGHEFVSVNEKLTIKETMEAVKKAAEEAEQITYIYVVDDTDDLVGVVSLRTLILAQDQALVSDVMDTNIISVEPDEDQQDVARIMADYNFTSLPVVTDNKLLGIIMVDDIVDVIDEEAAEDYSRLAGVDVVNMEGNPLKSAMRRLPWLIGLIFLGMGTASVIDGYNDLVQIAPILAVFISLITGTAGNAGTQSLAVAVRRLALNETSNLWRMLLTEVLIGLIIGVSAGITIFAVVSVWKQNTLLGVAVGLAMAAAILVANVAGAFIPLIMDSIGVDPAVASGPFISTLSDLTSVIIYFNIAKLFIDYFSAV, from the coding sequence ATGGCAAACGAGACAAATGATCCAATGGACATCACAGAAGATCTACGTGATGAAATTAGTGAACAAGCGCAACAATTAGTCAATGATATTCGCAATGGACAAGAAGCAGCTTTTAAAGCTGGTTTTGAAGAACTGCACGGATTTGACCAGGCGCAATTTTACTTGAACTTACCATCACATTTCCGTCAACAAGTGATTGATTGGGTTGCACCCACTGATATGGCTGAAATCTTTGACGAAATGGACATGGATGAAGTTGACATTGATGAGCTTTTGCAAGAAATGTCACCACAATATGCCGCTCAAATGATTGATCAGATGTATTCTGACAACTCAGTTGACTTGTTGACGGGGTTGAAGTCACAAGACCTAGATATGTATCTGGACTTGATGCCAAATAAGGATGCCCAAGAAATCCGTCAATTGTTGGAATATAAAGAAGACACTGCCGGGGCGTTGATGGGACACGAATTCGTGTCGGTTAACGAAAAATTGACGATTAAAGAAACAATGGAAGCGGTCAAGAAAGCCGCCGAAGAAGCCGAGCAAATCACGTATATCTATGTTGTAGATGATACAGATGATTTGGTCGGGGTTGTTTCATTACGTACGTTAATTTTGGCCCAAGATCAAGCGTTAGTTTCTGATGTAATGGACACCAACATCATTTCAGTTGAGCCAGATGAAGACCAACAAGACGTTGCGCGTATCATGGCCGACTATAACTTTACGTCATTACCCGTTGTGACTGATAATAAGCTGCTTGGAATTATCATGGTCGATGACATTGTCGACGTTATTGATGAAGAAGCGGCCGAAGATTACTCACGTTTGGCCGGGGTTGACGTTGTGAACATGGAAGGTAATCCATTAAAGTCAGCGATGCGTCGTTTACCATGGTTGATTGGTTTGATTTTCCTTGGAATGGGAACCGCATCCGTAATTGATGGTTACAATGACTTGGTACAAATTGCGCCAATTCTAGCCGTATTTATTTCATTGATTACCGGAACTGCAGGTAATGCAGGGACACAATCATTGGCCGTGGCGGTTCGTCGTCTGGCTTTGAATGAAACGTCAAATCTATGGCGTATGTTGTTAACAGAAGTGTTGATTGGGTTAATCATTGGTGTTTCAGCTGGGATCACTATTTTTGCAGTGGTTTCTGTTTGGAAACAAAACACACTATTAGGTGTGGCTGTTGGATTAGCAATGGCCGCTGCCATCCTGGTGGCCAATGTGGCCGGAGCCTTTATTCCGTTGATTATGGATTCAATTGGTGTTGACCCAGCGGTCGCATCAGGACCATTTATCTCAACACTATCTGATTTGACGTCTGTCATTATCTACTTCAATATTGCTAAACTGTTTATTGATTACTTTAGTGCTGTGTAA
- a CDS encoding ribosome maturation factor — MSEIINQVRDVLEQPLTDAGFDLWDLVYEPQDGDMVLRVLVDRLEGSISMDDLVLLTELISDQVDSIQPDPFPTAYMMDVSSPGAERPLVRDHDFAWAMEQKVVVKLKMPVDKKDEFEGVLVAMDDETITVMMPVKGKQQKIALDRANIKLAKMALNQDRILEADEDFAWALNKFVHVSTYKKIDGVKDFMGELLAFTDEDLTISMSDETGEDATEVVLPRDVIAKARQTNNF; from the coding sequence ATGAGTGAAATTATTAATCAAGTACGTGACGTCTTAGAACAACCATTGACCGACGCTGGCTTTGATTTGTGGGACCTAGTCTACGAACCACAAGACGGTGATATGGTATTGCGCGTTCTAGTTGACCGTTTGGAAGGCTCAATCAGCATGGATGATTTGGTCTTGTTGACAGAATTAATTAGTGATCAAGTGGATTCAATCCAACCAGATCCATTCCCAACAGCTTACATGATGGATGTTTCTTCTCCAGGAGCAGAACGTCCGCTAGTACGTGATCATGATTTTGCTTGGGCCATGGAACAAAAAGTCGTTGTGAAGTTGAAGATGCCTGTGGACAAAAAAGACGAGTTTGAAGGTGTCTTGGTTGCCATGGACGATGAAACAATCACAGTGATGATGCCAGTTAAGGGTAAGCAACAAAAGATTGCGCTTGACCGTGCCAACATTAAACTAGCCAAGATGGCTTTGAATCAAGACCGTATCTTAGAAGCGGACGAAGATTTTGCCTGGGCTTTGAATAAGTTTGTGCATGTTTCTACCTATAAGAAGATTGATGGCGTGAAGGACTTTATGGGTGAACTATTAGCGTTTACTGATGAAGACTTGACGATTTCAATGAGTGATGAAACGGGAGAAGATGCAACAGAAGTTGTTCTTCCACGTGACGTCATCGCGAAAGCGCGACAAACAAATAATTTCTAA
- the nusA gene encoding transcription termination factor NusA, translated as MSKEMLNALNILETEKGIKKEVLVAAIEEALTKAYEKHYDESSNVEVVFDQKKGNVKVYSVMKVVEDIYEPYEEITLEQALEVNKGYEIGDDVKFEVTPSDFGRLAAQTAKQIIMQKVREAERNIVYDNFIKHDGEMLTGVVERQDPRHQYVILPGNQEAAMEQNDQMPNEKYVMGEQIKVLVSRVQNEKKGPQVFVSRTAPGLVKRLFEAEVPEVFDGTVEIKAIAREAGDRAKVAVYSHNENLDAVGTMVGQRGQRVQAIVNELSGENMDIVEWTEDPAQFIKNALNPAEVIDVIFDPSDERAATVIVPDYQLSLAIGKRGQNARLAARLTNFKIDIKPESERAAVVENINNPAPAAVEEDVFADVENDVFGD; from the coding sequence ATGAGCAAGGAAATGTTAAACGCTCTTAACATTCTGGAAACAGAAAAGGGCATCAAGAAGGAAGTCCTAGTTGCGGCAATTGAAGAAGCCCTAACAAAGGCTTACGAAAAGCACTATGACGAATCAAGCAACGTTGAAGTTGTCTTTGATCAAAAGAAGGGTAACGTTAAAGTTTACTCAGTTATGAAGGTTGTTGAAGATATCTACGAACCTTACGAAGAAATCACTTTGGAACAAGCCTTGGAAGTTAACAAGGGTTACGAAATTGGTGATGACGTTAAGTTCGAAGTAACGCCTTCAGACTTCGGTCGTTTGGCAGCGCAAACTGCTAAGCAAATCATCATGCAAAAGGTTCGCGAAGCAGAACGTAACATTGTGTACGATAACTTCATCAAGCACGATGGTGAAATGTTGACTGGTGTGGTTGAACGTCAAGACCCACGTCACCAATACGTGATTTTGCCTGGTAATCAAGAAGCGGCTATGGAACAAAACGACCAAATGCCAAACGAAAAGTACGTTATGGGTGAACAAATCAAGGTATTGGTTTCACGCGTCCAAAACGAAAAGAAGGGTCCACAAGTCTTCGTTTCACGTACTGCGCCAGGTTTGGTAAAGCGTTTGTTCGAAGCTGAAGTTCCTGAAGTATTCGATGGAACTGTTGAAATCAAGGCAATTGCTCGTGAAGCAGGAGACCGTGCGAAGGTTGCGGTTTACTCACACAACGAAAACTTGGACGCCGTTGGTACAATGGTTGGACAACGTGGACAACGTGTACAAGCAATTGTTAACGAATTGAGCGGTGAAAACATGGACATCGTTGAATGGACTGAAGACCCAGCACAATTCATTAAGAATGCCTTGAACCCAGCTGAAGTTATCGACGTGATCTTCGATCCATCTGACGAACGTGCCGCAACAGTTATTGTGCCTGATTACCAATTGTCACTAGCAATCGGTAAGCGTGGACAAAACGCTCGTTTGGCCGCTCGCTTGACTAACTTCAAGATCGACATCAAGCCAGAAAGCGAACGTGCCGCTGTTGTTGAAAACATCAACAACCCAGCACCTGCTGCTGTTGAAGAAGATGTTTTCGCAGATGTTGAAAACGACGTCTTCGGAGACTAG
- the rnpM gene encoding RNase P modulator RnpM — MKPRKVPMRKDIVTGEMVPKNDLVRIVKTPEGEVQLDPTNRANGRGAYISLDVAVANKAKKKRTFDRAFDTTLDDKFYDDLIAYVDHQAARKELFSND; from the coding sequence ATGAAACCACGTAAGGTTCCGATGCGCAAGGATATTGTCACCGGTGAAATGGTGCCAAAGAATGATTTAGTACGAATTGTTAAGACTCCTGAAGGGGAAGTTCAACTTGATCCAACAAACCGAGCAAATGGGCGTGGCGCATATATTTCACTTGACGTCGCAGTAGCGAATAAGGCCAAGAAGAAGCGTACATTTGATCGAGCTTTTGATACAACACTAGATGATAAGTTCTATGATGACCTTATTGCCTATGTTGATCATCAAGCAGCTCGTAAGGAGCTGTTTAGCAATGACTAA
- a CDS encoding L7Ae/L30e/S12e/Gadd45 family ribosomal protein, whose product MTNESTETNELNELDKQKLLNLLGLARRAGKLVTGEDLVLGAIRNGKAALVFFAADGGQSSLKKFSNKTTSYNVPFTTSLTRIEIGDATGLARSVIAVADRGFAKKMREYLNK is encoded by the coding sequence ATGACTAATGAATCAACAGAAACAAACGAATTAAATGAATTAGATAAGCAAAAGTTACTTAACTTGTTAGGCTTGGCCCGCCGAGCTGGTAAGTTGGTAACCGGGGAAGACTTGGTACTAGGTGCCATCCGTAATGGTAAAGCAGCATTGGTGTTTTTCGCCGCTGACGGTGGTCAAAGTAGTTTGAAGAAGTTTTCAAACAAGACGACATCATACAATGTGCCGTTTACAACAAGTTTGACACGAATCGAAATCGGAGATGCCACAGGGCTTGCACGTAGTGTGATTGCTGTTGCTGACCGCGGTTTTGCTAAGAAAATGCGAGAATACTTAAATAAATAG
- the infB gene encoding translation initiation factor IF-2 — protein MTKRVYELAKELDVTSKKLVTDAQAMGIDVKNHMSTLDDSDATKLAGSVKGGNKSAAPKKEAAPKKTEAPKAAPKKAEAKPASNNQNRPAGQGQNRNNNGGNRGGQGQNRGGWNGNGNNQNRGGKRGKKGQNRNQRNNNEPRKEAPQRKEQPLPEVLVYTIGMNVQDIAKLIHRDATEIIKKLFMLGIMVNQNQSLDADTIELLATDYGIEAEEKVTVDHSDIDKIFEEELNNDADLEARAPVVTIMGHVDHGKTTLLDYLRNSHVTDGEAGGITQHIGAYQTRLDGRTITFLDTPGHAAFTAMRARGADITDITILVVAADDGVMPQTIEAINHAKAAGTPIIVAVNKIDKPGANPDNVINQLMQFELIPEEYGGDTIFVNISAKLGQNIDELLEMVLLTADVLDLQANPNQRAAGSVIEARLDKGRGPVATVLVQQGTMNVGDPIVVGNTFGRVRTMSDDHARRVKSAVPSTPVEITGLNEVPSAGDRFVVFEDEKTARAAGEERAKRALLADRNRNNVVSVSDLFDKMAEKEMKSVPVIIKADVQGSVEALAGSLQKIDVDGVKVDIIHRAVGAISESDITLAEASGAIIVGFNVRPTPQAKSQAESENVDIRLHNVIYNAIDEIEAAMKGQLDPEYKEEIVGTADIRELFKVSKIGTIVGGMVMSGKITRESSVRLIRDGIVIYDGKLGSLRRYKDDVKEVKNGYDFGLTIENYNDEKIGDVIEAYEMVEIKR, from the coding sequence ATGACTAAGCGTGTTTATGAATTAGCCAAAGAGCTAGATGTTACATCAAAGAAATTGGTCACAGACGCCCAAGCAATGGGAATCGATGTGAAGAACCACATGTCAACATTGGACGATTCAGATGCAACTAAGCTTGCAGGTTCAGTGAAGGGTGGAAACAAGTCAGCTGCCCCTAAGAAGGAAGCTGCACCAAAGAAGACTGAAGCACCTAAGGCAGCCCCAAAGAAGGCTGAAGCTAAGCCAGCTTCAAACAACCAAAACCGTCCTGCTGGACAAGGTCAAAACCGTAACAACAACGGTGGAAACCGTGGTGGACAAGGTCAAAACCGTGGTGGTTGGAACGGAAACGGAAACAACCAAAACCGCGGTGGTAAGCGTGGTAAGAAGGGTCAAAACCGTAACCAACGTAACAACAACGAACCTCGTAAGGAAGCTCCACAACGTAAGGAACAACCATTACCAGAAGTGTTGGTTTACACTATCGGAATGAACGTGCAAGATATTGCTAAGTTGATTCACCGTGATGCAACTGAAATCATCAAGAAGTTGTTCATGCTAGGTATTATGGTTAACCAAAACCAAAGCTTGGATGCTGACACAATCGAATTGTTGGCAACTGACTACGGTATTGAAGCCGAAGAAAAGGTTACTGTGGACCACTCAGACATCGACAAGATCTTCGAAGAAGAATTGAACAACGATGCTGACTTGGAAGCACGTGCACCGGTTGTTACAATCATGGGACACGTTGACCACGGTAAGACAACATTGCTTGACTACCTACGTAACTCACACGTTACTGATGGTGAAGCTGGTGGAATCACACAACACATTGGTGCCTACCAAACTCGTCTAGATGGACGTACAATTACGTTCTTGGACACTCCTGGTCACGCGGCCTTTACAGCAATGCGTGCCCGTGGAGCGGACATCACAGACATCACTATCTTGGTTGTTGCGGCCGATGACGGTGTTATGCCACAAACAATCGAAGCGATTAACCACGCTAAGGCTGCTGGTACACCAATCATTGTTGCGGTTAACAAGATTGACAAGCCTGGGGCTAACCCAGACAACGTTATCAACCAATTGATGCAATTCGAATTGATCCCTGAAGAATACGGTGGGGACACAATCTTTGTTAACATCTCAGCTAAGTTGGGACAAAACATTGATGAATTGCTAGAAATGGTTCTTTTGACAGCCGATGTTTTGGACTTGCAAGCTAACCCTAACCAACGTGCTGCTGGATCAGTTATCGAAGCGCGTTTGGACAAGGGACGTGGACCTGTTGCAACTGTATTGGTGCAACAAGGAACAATGAACGTTGGAGACCCAATCGTTGTTGGTAACACATTCGGTCGTGTTCGTACAATGAGCGATGATCACGCACGTCGTGTGAAGTCAGCGGTACCTTCAACGCCAGTTGAAATCACTGGTTTGAACGAAGTACCATCTGCTGGTGATCGTTTCGTTGTCTTTGAAGATGAAAAGACTGCTCGTGCCGCTGGTGAAGAACGTGCTAAGCGTGCTTTGCTTGCTGATCGTAACCGTAACAACGTTGTTTCTGTTTCAGACTTGTTCGACAAGATGGCTGAAAAGGAAATGAAGTCAGTTCCTGTTATCATCAAGGCCGACGTACAAGGTTCAGTTGAAGCCTTGGCTGGATCATTGCAAAAGATTGACGTTGACGGTGTTAAGGTTGATATCATTCACCGTGCCGTTGGTGCGATTAGCGAATCAGACATCACTTTGGCAGAAGCTTCTGGTGCGATTATCGTTGGATTCAACGTGCGTCCTACACCACAAGCAAAGTCACAAGCTGAATCAGAAAACGTTGATATTCGTCTACACAACGTTATCTATAACGCTATCGATGAAATCGAAGCAGCCATGAAGGGTCAATTGGATCCTGAATACAAGGAAGAAATTGTCGGAACTGCTGACATTCGTGAATTGTTCAAGGTTTCTAAGATTGGAACTATCGTTGGTGGAATGGTTATGTCTGGTAAGATTACTCGTGAATCTTCAGTTCGTTTGATCCGTGACGGAATCGTTATCTACGATGGTAAGTTGGGATCACTTCGTCGTTACAAGGATGACGTTAAGGAAGTTAAGAATGGTTACGACTTCGGTTTGACTATTGAAAACTACAACGATGAAAAGATCGGTGACGTTATCGAAGCGTACGAAATGGTTGAAATCAAGCGTTAA
- the rbfA gene encoding 30S ribosome-binding factor RbfA, which produces MAQQNHRVGRLEQEIQREVNDILLKSIRDPRVEDVTITGVQVTGDLQQATIYYSLLSDLASVNQKAAKGLEAASGLIRKQLGSRLTIYKTPELKFVKDESVQYGNHIDDLLRQLNK; this is translated from the coding sequence ATGGCACAACAAAATCACCGTGTTGGACGTTTAGAACAAGAAATTCAACGTGAAGTGAACGATATTCTTTTGAAGAGTATCCGTGACCCTCGTGTTGAAGATGTAACAATCACTGGAGTACAAGTTACTGGTGATTTGCAACAAGCCACAATTTACTACAGCTTGTTGTCAGACCTTGCATCTGTTAACCAAAAGGCTGCTAAGGGTCTTGAAGCCGCTAGTGGCTTGATCCGTAAGCAATTGGGTTCTCGTCTAACAATTTACAAGACACCTGAATTGAAGTTCGTTAAGGACGAATCAGTCCAATATGGTAACCATATCGATGACTTGCTTCGCCAATTGAACAAGTAA
- a CDS encoding DMT family transporter: MAYLYLAIAIVAELIATSFLNYAAGFTKLVPTAISLSAYGVAFYCLSMALVHHMPVNIAYAIWSGIGIVVLSFISVFFFHQHMNLPTVIGIGFIVVGVIMVNVFGSGH; this comes from the coding sequence ATGGCTTACTTATATCTTGCAATCGCAATTGTTGCGGAGTTAATTGCAACATCATTTCTAAATTACGCGGCTGGCTTTACTAAGTTGGTACCAACTGCTATTTCACTTTCAGCATACGGTGTTGCCTTCTACTGCCTATCCATGGCATTAGTTCACCATATGCCAGTTAACATCGCCTATGCCATTTGGAGTGGCATTGGAATTGTTGTCTTGAGCTTCATTTCTGTTTTCTTCTTCCACCAACACATGAATCTACCAACAGTTATTGGTATTGGCTTTATCGTTGTTGGGGTTATCATGGTCAACGTCTTTGGATCAGGGCACTAA
- a CDS encoding alpha/beta hydrolase fold domain-containing protein, translating to MLETVYNRELGNLVKLVPNESKSGVLDPRAREELIQSMMTEPVEAPTGIPDVEELRASMGWPDSKDISKHELVIENHETKYGVHFRTYVKKTLLDKKVPVVFFYHGGGFFGGSIDNVENPARAVAYLGDVMVVSVDWALAPENPAPMGLIESYQTLLWVLRDGGFKIDTKHVAVMGDSAGGNFAYTLGLVDRAFGTNVITKIVSLYPVTYLGNGPLKTQLHNLAQYDIAEEDKQYLEPYINGFNGSTGLIDFWYMKESNAEMPFLSPIMASEKALKDLPESLLIVGEYDPLRFEGEAMWQKIKLAGGKSTYIRYNGMTHAFMDKVGDFEQADDAIAEVAKFLKP from the coding sequence ATGTTAGAGACTGTATACAACCGTGAATTGGGAAACTTGGTTAAGTTGGTACCTAATGAGTCTAAGAGTGGTGTCTTAGATCCACGCGCACGAGAAGAATTGATACAAAGTATGATGACCGAACCAGTGGAAGCACCAACCGGAATTCCTGACGTAGAAGAGCTACGTGCCAGTATGGGATGGCCAGATTCAAAGGACATCAGTAAACATGAATTAGTCATTGAAAATCATGAGACAAAGTATGGTGTTCATTTCCGCACATATGTGAAGAAGACACTGTTAGATAAAAAAGTCCCGGTGGTATTCTTCTATCATGGTGGTGGTTTCTTTGGTGGGTCAATTGATAATGTTGAAAATCCGGCTCGCGCAGTCGCTTACTTAGGTGATGTCATGGTTGTTTCAGTAGATTGGGCGTTAGCACCTGAAAATCCAGCGCCAATGGGGTTGATTGAAAGTTATCAAACGTTATTGTGGGTATTGCGTGATGGTGGCTTTAAGATTGATACCAAACACGTTGCAGTGATGGGCGACTCAGCTGGTGGCAACTTCGCCTATACATTAGGCTTGGTTGATCGTGCCTTTGGAACGAATGTGATTACCAAAATTGTATCTTTGTATCCAGTGACATACTTAGGAAATGGACCATTAAAGACCCAACTTCATAATTTAGCACAATATGATATCGCAGAAGAAGATAAGCAATACTTGGAGCCTTACATCAATGGATTCAATGGCAGTACTGGTTTAATTGATTTCTGGTACATGAAGGAATCAAATGCAGAGATGCCATTCCTATCGCCTATTATGGCAAGTGAAAAAGCTTTGAAGGACTTACCAGAATCCTTATTGATTGTCGGGGAATATGACCCACTTCGTTTCGAAGGGGAGGCAATGTGGCAAAAGATTAAGTTAGCTGGTGGCAAGTCTACTTACATTCGTTATAACGGTATGACACACGCCTTTATGGATAAGGTGGGAGATTTTGAACAAGCAGATGATGCTATTGCAGAAGTAGCAAAGTTTTTGAAGCCATAA